Proteins from one Prosthecobacter sp. genomic window:
- a CDS encoding DUF1592 domain-containing protein, with the protein MKRIAILLFACAASARAQDFSKSLQPALKTYCLDCHNEKKMEGELNLARFGTEASVLAERKVWRRVWEMLHNREMPPPDEEQPGEDQRLALTDWIEQMLARPMEGGAPDPGHVPPRRLTARQYNATVADLFGVQRRVTFYDPQRKGGGMPEMVRFVLHRQFQEPLVHLPPDPATHGFDSMAESLNLPPFLMEKYLDAAEKLTAREDIQQAFYRRTGRQQQRGGDPMEMDRWIIAEALKHAFRRPSDEKELARYTGFYDLAIKNGEDRTKAMAVAMRAILVAPQFLFRLETGVVSEEKNGVRPLTDHELAARLSYFLWDTIPDRDLAYAADEGKLSDPEALAAQARRMLRDSRAEEFIRDFSMQWLRIQNISSHAPDPSVLGAFNNRLKNFNEALASEILLLFATVMAEDRSVLDLVDPDFTWLNLTLCNVYGIENRPYTGVGKPGSAEWLRYPITDRRRGGIITAGATLMVNSNPTHTNPVKRGKWLLEAVLGQEPPPPLPNVPNLDATPVVQGGLPIREKLAQHRTDAACASCHTRLDPPGLALENYDAIGVWRDTEGKAAIDPSGTLKDGTKFNGPIGLKDMLRGPKRNEFVRCLTEHLFTYALGRPVQHYDIATIQGIVKKAEADGYRFSTLITEIVKSYPFRHLKTNPDTL; encoded by the coding sequence ATGAAACGCATCGCCATTCTGCTGTTCGCCTGTGCCGCCAGCGCGAGGGCGCAGGACTTTTCAAAGTCATTGCAACCCGCGCTCAAGACCTACTGCCTCGATTGCCACAACGAGAAGAAAATGGAGGGAGAGTTAAATCTGGCGCGGTTTGGGACCGAAGCGTCCGTGCTCGCGGAGCGCAAGGTGTGGAGGCGTGTCTGGGAAATGCTGCACAATCGCGAGATGCCGCCGCCGGACGAAGAGCAGCCCGGCGAAGACCAGCGGCTGGCGTTGACAGACTGGATCGAGCAGATGCTGGCGCGACCGATGGAAGGTGGCGCGCCTGACCCCGGGCATGTGCCGCCGCGCCGGCTCACGGCGAGGCAATACAATGCCACGGTGGCGGATTTGTTTGGCGTTCAGCGGCGGGTGACGTTTTACGATCCACAGCGCAAGGGCGGCGGGATGCCGGAGATGGTGCGCTTTGTCCTGCACCGGCAGTTTCAGGAGCCGCTCGTCCATTTGCCGCCCGATCCAGCGACCCATGGCTTCGATTCGATGGCGGAGTCGCTGAACCTGCCGCCCTTCCTGATGGAGAAGTATCTCGACGCGGCGGAAAAGCTCACCGCGCGCGAGGACATCCAGCAGGCGTTTTACCGTCGCACGGGCCGCCAGCAACAGCGTGGAGGCGATCCGATGGAAATGGATCGGTGGATAATCGCGGAAGCCTTGAAACATGCTTTTCGTCGTCCGTCGGATGAAAAGGAACTGGCGCGCTACACGGGCTTTTACGATCTGGCGATCAAGAACGGCGAAGATCGCACGAAAGCGATGGCGGTGGCGATGCGCGCCATCCTGGTGGCCCCACAATTCCTGTTCCGTCTCGAAACAGGTGTCGTGAGTGAGGAAAAGAACGGCGTGAGGCCGCTGACGGATCACGAACTGGCCGCGCGGCTCTCCTATTTCCTTTGGGACACGATTCCTGACCGCGATCTGGCTTACGCAGCGGATGAAGGAAAGCTAAGCGATCCCGAGGCGCTCGCCGCACAGGCGCGCAGAATGCTGCGTGACTCGCGCGCGGAGGAGTTCATTCGTGATTTCAGCATGCAATGGCTGCGCATTCAAAACATCAGCAGCCACGCGCCGGATCCGTCCGTGCTCGGCGCGTTCAATAACCGCCTGAAGAATTTCAATGAAGCGCTCGCGTCCGAAATCCTGCTGCTGTTCGCGACCGTGATGGCGGAGGATCGCAGCGTGCTCGATCTCGTCGATCCTGACTTCACCTGGCTGAACCTCACGTTGTGCAACGTGTATGGCATCGAGAACCGTCCTTACACAGGCGTCGGGAAACCGGGCAGCGCGGAATGGCTGCGCTATCCCATCACGGACCGTCGTCGCGGCGGGATCATCACCGCCGGGGCCACTTTGATGGTGAACTCGAATCCCACGCACACGAATCCGGTCAAACGCGGCAAGTGGCTGCTGGAGGCAGTGCTGGGTCAGGAGCCGCCGCCGCCCTTGCCGAACGTTCCGAATCTCGATGCCACCCCTGTGGTGCAAGGCGGCCTGCCCATCCGTGAAAAACTTGCGCAGCATCGCACCGACGCGGCATGCGCCTCATGCCATACGCGGCTCGATCCTCCCGGGCTTGCGCTGGAAAATTACGACGCGATCGGCGTGTGGCGCGACACCGAAGGCAAAGCGGCAATCGATCCCTCCGGCACATTGAAGGACGGAACGAAGTTCAACGGTCCCATCGGTCTCAAGGACATGCTGCGCGGCCCCAAACGGAACGAATTCGTCCGCTGTCTGACCGAGCACCTCTTCACCTACGCGCTCGGCCGGCCAGTGCAGCACTACGACATCGCCACCATCCAGGGCATCGTGAAGAAAGCCGAGGCGGATGGTTATCGCTTCTCGACGCTCATCACGGAGATCGTGAAGAGTTATCCCTTCCGCCATCTGAAAACCAACCCGGACACCTTGTGA
- a CDS encoding DUF1552 domain-containing protein codes for MNILRKRTLSRRTLLRGAGSMLALPWLEIMAAPAKEAPLRSVFMFVPGGVNHDEWLPKTEGADYQPGKTLAALAPVRQHVLVLSGLNARHGEVGANGHPLGTAPWLSSAPLNDKDRGGYCTDISVDQLIANQVGKDTRLPSLELGCDSDSRSMHETNISWRGPASPMGKEFNPQDIYNRLFADPKADVYRTSILDAVREDAKRLSSQLGGIDKEKIDEYFEAVRSIERRIEFASRHQLENPPEIKLPSGVPPDYLEHTHLLTDLLVLALRTDTTRVSTFMLNNEPGRASWNEIGIREHHHGLAHLDPRTAEGRDKLDKLQRIDQAYVEIFVRMLQQLAALPEGEGTVLDHCQVVYGSGLTWGRLHNRDDLPLLLAGGGNGMIRGGRHVRYRGEAFADLHLAMLRNAGAQIERTADSKAPLRGLA; via the coding sequence ATGAACATTCTTCGCAAACGCACTCTCTCCCGCCGCACGTTGCTGCGCGGCGCTGGTTCCATGCTCGCGCTGCCATGGCTTGAGATCATGGCTGCCCCGGCGAAGGAGGCACCCCTGCGCTCCGTCTTCATGTTTGTGCCGGGCGGTGTGAATCACGATGAATGGCTGCCAAAGACCGAAGGCGCGGATTATCAGCCGGGCAAGACGCTCGCCGCGCTCGCACCCGTGCGGCAGCATGTGCTGGTCTTGAGCGGCCTGAATGCGCGGCATGGCGAGGTCGGCGCCAACGGCCATCCTCTCGGCACCGCCCCATGGCTCAGCAGTGCGCCTCTGAATGACAAGGATCGCGGCGGCTACTGCACCGACATTTCGGTGGACCAGCTTATCGCCAATCAAGTCGGCAAGGACACGCGACTGCCATCGCTGGAACTCGGCTGCGATTCTGACAGCCGCAGCATGCACGAGACCAACATCTCCTGGCGCGGCCCAGCATCGCCGATGGGCAAGGAATTCAACCCGCAGGACATCTACAACCGCCTCTTCGCCGACCCCAAGGCCGATGTGTATCGCACTAGCATTCTCGATGCCGTGCGCGAGGACGCGAAACGGCTCAGCAGCCAGTTGGGCGGCATCGACAAGGAGAAGATCGACGAATACTTCGAAGCCGTTCGCTCCATCGAACGCCGGATCGAGTTTGCCTCCCGTCATCAATTGGAGAACCCTCCCGAGATCAAACTGCCATCAGGCGTGCCGCCCGACTACCTGGAGCATACCCACCTGCTAACCGACCTGCTGGTGCTCGCGCTGCGCACCGACACGACCCGTGTTTCCACCTTCATGCTGAACAATGAACCGGGGCGCGCCAGTTGGAATGAGATCGGCATCCGTGAACATCATCATGGCCTCGCCCATCTCGATCCACGCACCGCCGAAGGCCGCGACAAGCTCGACAAGCTGCAACGCATCGATCAAGCCTACGTCGAAATCTTCGTTCGCATGCTCCAGCAGCTCGCCGCTTTGCCCGAGGGCGAAGGCACCGTGCTCGACCACTGCCAGGTCGTTTACGGCAGCGGCCTGACCTGGGGTCGGCTGCACAATCGGGACGACCTGCCCCTGCTGCTCGCCGGCGGCGGCAACGGCATGATCCGCGGCGGCCGCCATGTACGCTACCGCGGCGAAGCCTTCGCTGATCTCCATCTGGCGATGCTGCGCAATGCAGGAGCGCAAATCGAGCGCACCGCAGACAGCAAGGCACCGCTAAGGGGGTTGGCGTGA
- a CDS encoding Gfo/Idh/MocA family oxidoreductase, translating into MNASLPTRRAFLKSTGAFAAVSAASSVIAAPNDKISVACIGIRGRGNSVMHSFIAEPDCEVTHLCDVREAVLSQRGAEVKAKTGKMPKLVKDYRELLSDPSIDAFMVATPDHWHALLTIEGCLAGKDVYVEKPASHNIQEGKVAVAAARKKDRMVQMGTQIRSAKFLHEAREFVKSGALGKVITGRAWETGRSGAVKLVADGTPPPGIDYNLWQGPSPERVYNQTIVEGAWRWMFDYGTGDLGNDGVHRIDYCRYVMGLDTFPEAISASGGKFFFDDDQQWPDTQMVTYDYPGHIIQYEMRLWSKSKLFGAGEGAVIYGENGWLQLTNTSWKAYDPDGKIMKEGSSDVGQTAHVRNFLDAVRSRKRESLNQEIYSGHISTVMCHAGNIAWRTGKKLRFDAKTETFDDATANVLIGREHRKGFELPKIG; encoded by the coding sequence ATGAACGCTTCACTTCCCACTCGACGTGCCTTTTTGAAATCCACCGGTGCGTTTGCCGCAGTTTCTGCCGCATCGTCCGTGATCGCAGCGCCAAATGACAAGATCTCCGTGGCCTGCATCGGCATTCGCGGACGCGGGAACTCGGTGATGCACAGCTTCATCGCCGAGCCGGACTGCGAGGTGACGCATCTGTGCGATGTGCGCGAGGCGGTGCTCTCGCAGCGCGGCGCGGAGGTGAAGGCGAAGACGGGGAAGATGCCGAAGCTGGTGAAGGACTACCGTGAGCTGCTGAGCGATCCGTCGATTGATGCTTTCATGGTGGCGACGCCGGATCATTGGCATGCGCTTTTGACCATCGAGGGCTGCCTGGCGGGGAAGGATGTGTATGTCGAGAAGCCGGCGAGCCACAACATCCAGGAAGGCAAGGTAGCGGTGGCAGCAGCTCGCAAGAAGGATCGCATGGTGCAGATGGGCACGCAGATCCGCAGCGCGAAGTTTCTGCATGAGGCGCGTGAGTTTGTGAAGAGCGGCGCACTCGGAAAGGTGATCACAGGTCGTGCGTGGGAAACCGGGCGGTCAGGCGCGGTGAAGCTGGTGGCGGATGGCACGCCGCCTCCGGGCATCGACTACAACCTGTGGCAGGGGCCATCGCCGGAGCGCGTTTACAACCAGACCATCGTGGAAGGTGCATGGCGCTGGATGTTCGATTACGGCACGGGCGATCTCGGCAACGACGGCGTGCATCGCATCGACTACTGCCGCTATGTGATGGGGCTGGATACATTCCCCGAGGCGATCAGCGCTTCCGGCGGGAAGTTCTTCTTCGATGATGATCAGCAGTGGCCGGACACGCAGATGGTGACGTATGACTACCCCGGCCACATCATCCAATACGAGATGCGCCTCTGGTCCAAGTCGAAGCTCTTCGGCGCGGGCGAAGGCGCGGTGATCTATGGCGAAAACGGCTGGCTGCAACTCACGAACACTTCCTGGAAGGCCTACGACCCAGACGGGAAGATCATGAAGGAAGGCAGCAGCGATGTCGGCCAGACGGCGCATGTGCGGAACTTCCTCGATGCGGTGCGCAGCCGGAAGCGCGAGTCGCTCAATCAAGAGATCTACTCCGGCCACATCAGCACCGTGATGTGCCACGCGGGCAACATCGCCTGGCGCACCGGCAAGAAGCTGCGCTTCGACGCGAAGACGGAGACCTTCGACGATGCGACGGCGAATGTGCTCATCGGTCGCGAGCACCGGAAGGGATTTGAGTTGCCGAAGATCGGGTAG
- a CDS encoding Gfo/Idh/MocA family oxidoreductase translates to MKTTTRRQFLLGSTAWAATHALRAADAPKLKAAIIGHTGAGDYGHGIERIFAGLPNVSVVAVADPNDAGRAKAKAACGAARDYADYSAMLGKEKPDLVAIGPRWATEHHAMSMAALEAGAHLYLEKPFTITLAEADDIVQLAKGKQRRVAVAHVTRMAPAVLRLEKALREGLIGDVLEIHTVGKMGSRAGGQDMMVLGLHVFDLARLFGGEVQWCQARMRHQGKVPTIADAKESPSDKVGPVVGDDIFASFAMDSGVNVTFRSRVGLEKAAGPFGMEIIGTRGIVRLNSGFAPGISLLKEPNRAATTRAENWQDWTGGVDPATETTYEGLTGYDASHRRVVRDWLNAIDEKREPLGSGERAMKAIEMAHGVFQAGITGARVEFPLVKRTHPLVA, encoded by the coding sequence ATGAAGACAACCACCCGACGCCAATTTCTCCTCGGCAGCACTGCTTGGGCCGCGACACATGCCTTGCGTGCCGCTGATGCACCGAAGCTCAAAGCGGCCATCATCGGCCACACCGGCGCGGGGGATTACGGCCATGGCATTGAGCGCATCTTTGCAGGACTGCCGAATGTGAGTGTCGTCGCCGTCGCTGATCCGAACGATGCCGGTCGCGCGAAAGCAAAAGCTGCCTGTGGCGCGGCGCGAGACTATGCCGACTACAGTGCGATGCTGGGCAAGGAAAAGCCGGACCTCGTCGCCATCGGCCCACGCTGGGCCACGGAACATCATGCGATGTCGATGGCGGCGCTGGAAGCCGGCGCGCATCTCTATTTGGAGAAGCCTTTCACCATCACGCTGGCAGAGGCGGATGACATCGTGCAACTCGCAAAGGGAAAACAGCGTCGCGTGGCGGTGGCGCATGTCACTCGCATGGCACCAGCCGTGCTGCGATTGGAGAAAGCGCTGCGAGAAGGACTCATCGGTGATGTGTTGGAGATTCACACCGTGGGCAAGATGGGTTCTCGCGCGGGCGGTCAGGACATGATGGTGCTCGGATTGCACGTCTTCGATCTCGCGAGGTTGTTCGGTGGCGAGGTGCAATGGTGTCAGGCGCGCATGAGGCATCAGGGCAAGGTGCCGACCATCGCCGATGCCAAGGAATCACCGTCGGACAAAGTCGGACCCGTGGTTGGCGACGACATCTTTGCGAGTTTCGCGATGGATTCAGGCGTGAATGTCACCTTTCGCAGTCGAGTCGGCTTGGAAAAGGCCGCAGGGCCGTTCGGCATGGAGATCATCGGCACGCGCGGCATCGTGCGTCTCAATTCAGGATTCGCGCCAGGCATCTCGTTGCTTAAGGAGCCCAATCGCGCGGCGACTACCCGTGCTGAGAACTGGCAGGACTGGACCGGTGGCGTCGATCCAGCCACTGAGACCACTTATGAAGGTCTCACCGGCTACGATGCCTCGCATCGCCGAGTGGTGCGCGATTGGTTGAACGCCATTGATGAAAAACGCGAACCGCTCGGCTCCGGTGAACGCGCCATGAAGGCCATCGAGATGGCTCATGGCGTCTTCCAGGCCGGCATCACGGGAGCGCGTGTGGAATTCCCGCTCGTTAAGCGCACGCATCCGCTGGTGGCGTGA